Proteins encoded within one genomic window of Ranitomeya variabilis isolate aRanVar5 chromosome 4, aRanVar5.hap1, whole genome shotgun sequence:
- the AURKA gene encoding aurora kinase A yields the protein MEQRSAKENRHGVSGYNVKSLTSMADGPKRIPVTQQHAPQMKQAGNGTGPQRVLCSSNLPQRVLTQKPVLTNQKQTVQPTKPTAPVQHPCKPQAVNESKEPAQSNNLAAPVIDKKAIADQNKATVVPKEEGKKKQWCLEDFEIGRPLGKGKFGNVYLAREKQSKFILALKVLFKSQLEKAGVEHQLRREVEIQSHLRHPNILRLYGYFHDTTRVYLILDYAPRGELYRELQRCTRFDEQRSATYVTELADALLYCHSKKVIHRDIKPENLLLGSNGELKIADFGWSVHAPSSRRTTLCGTLDYLPPEMIEGRMHDEKVDLWSLGVLCYEFLVGKPPFEAETHQETYRRISKVEYQYPPYVLEGARDLISKLLKHNPNHRLLLRDVLKHPWIVQNSSKHPQMTECPPGLSQ from the exons ATGGAGCAGCGCTCAGCCAAGGAGAACCGCCATGGAGTTTCTGGCTATAATGTGAAG AGCTTGACATCTATGGCCGACGGCCCAAAACGTATTCCAGTTACCCAGCAACATGCCCCCCAGATGAAGCAAGCTGGAAATGGTACTGGCCCCCAGAGGGTCCTCTGCTCTTCCAACCTGCCGCAGAGGGTCCTCACTCAGAAGCCAGTTTTAACCAATCAGAAGCAGACGGTACAACCAACAAAGCCAACTGCTCCAGTGCAGCATCCATGCAAACCCCAGGCGGTGAATGAGAGCAAGGAGCCGGCCCAGAGCAATAACTTGGCAG CACCAGTTATAGACAAGAAGGCTATTGCCGATCAGAACAAGGCCACAGTCGTTCCCAAGGAAGAGGGTAAAAA GAAGCAGTGGTGTCTTGAAGACTTTGAGATTGGCCGTCCTTTAGGGAAAGGAAAGTTTGGCAATGTGTACTTGGCCCGTGAGAAGCAGAGTAAATTCATCCTGGCGCTGAAGGTTCTGTTCAAGTCCCAGCTGGAGAAGGCAGGGGTAGAACACCAGCTGCGCCGAGAGGTGGAAATCCAGTCTCACTTGAG GCATCCCAACATTCTTCGACTTTATGGCTATTTTCATGATACCACCAGAGTCTACCTCATCTTGGATTATGCCCCCCGTGGGGAGCTCTACAGGGAACTCCAGAGGTGCACACGATTCGATGAGCAGAGATCGGCTACT TACGTCACTGAGCTCGCAGATGCCCTTCTGTATTGTCACTCAAAGAAAGTCATCCACCGAGACATCAAGCCTGAGAATCTCCTCCTTGGGTCTAATGGGGAGCTGAAGATTGCAGACTTTGGCTGGTCAGTGCATGCCCCATCTTCAAG GAGGACCACATTGTGCGGGACCTTGGACTACCTGCCCCCTGAGATGATTGAGGGTCGGATGCACGATGAGAAGGTTGACCTGTGGAGTCTCGGTGTCCTCTGCTACGAGTTCCTAGTTGGGAAGCCCCCTTTTGAAGCTGAGACTCACCAGGAAACTTACCGTAGAATTTCAAAG GTGGAGTACCAGTACCCTCCGTATGTGTTAGAGGGTGCCAGAGACCTCATCTCTAAACTGCTGAAGCACAACCCCAATCACAGGCTGCTTCTGAGGGATGTCCTTAAACACCCCTGGATTGTACAGAACTCCAGTAAGCACCCCCAGATGACAGAATGCCCCCCAGGCCTGTCGCAGTGA